Proteins from a single region of Anthonomus grandis grandis chromosome 10, icAntGran1.3, whole genome shotgun sequence:
- the LOC126741500 gene encoding retinol dehydrogenase 12-like, producing MLDLWRKSIILRVACRPNNNNNMGLFLLFIGAVVIFVLLNRWWCFWCRSKVCLVGKTAIITGGASGIGYQTALALASKGCRIIIADRANIAQAVEKIKQLTHNTNIVGKQIELSSFKSVREFAKSIIETEPRLHILICNAGIGDYRIRTITEDGSERTMQINYLSHFLLVNLLIDLLKKSAPSRIIFTSSQVAYFSDLSVENMMPKESYYKRWLIKFNGGVYSNSKLAMAAAAKMFADRLDGTGVTANAIHPGIVKTQIIMNAIRNDKNIFGYPFMLLFYLIGKTSEEGAQTLIHLAHSDEVKDVTGQSFIEGVRWIKPFQITDTFCKELWDISVKLIHLQSDEMTL from the exons ATGCTCGACCTTTGGCGAAAATCCATAATTCTACGGGTTGCCTGCCGACcgaacaataataataatatggggttgtttttattatttatcggTGCCGTTGTGATTTTTGTGCTCTTGAATAGATGGTGGTGTTTTTGGTGTAGGAGTAAGGTCTGTTTGGTGGGAAAAACAGCCATCATTACCGGAGGAGCTTCAG GTATTGGTTATCAAACGGCCTTAGCGTTGGCCTCAAAGGGATGCCGAATCATTATAGCTGACAGGGCAAATATAGCACAGGCGGTGGAGAAAATCAAGCAACTCACGCATAACACCAACATAGTTG gTAAACAAATTGAACTTTCGTCTTTTAAATCAGTAAGAGAGTTCGCGAAAAGTATCATAGAGACCGAACCAAGACTGCACATTCTGATTTGTAATGCCGGTATCGGAGACTATCGGATACGGACCATCACTGAAGATGGATCGGAAAGAACCATGCAGATCAACTACTTAAGCCACTTTCTTTTGGTCAATTTGCTTATTG atcttttaaagaaatcagCACCCAGCAGGATCATCTTTACCAGCTCCCAAGTGGCATACTTCTCAGATTTATCAGTGGAGAACATGATGCCTAAGGAATCGTATTACAAAAGATGGCTGATTAAATTTAATGGTGGAGTCTACAGCAATTCTAAACTGGCCATGGCAGCGGCAGCCAAAATGTTCGCTGACAGACTGGATG GTACCGGAGTTACAGCCAACGCAATTCATCCTGGAATTGTTAAGACTCAAATTATCATGAACGCCATTAGGAATGATAAGAATATTTTTGGTTATCCGTTTATgttgcttttttatttaatcggGAAG ACTTCAGAAGAAGGTGCACAAACACTGATCCACCTCGCTCATTCAGACGAAGTAAAAGACGTTACAGGACAATCGTTCATTGAGGGAGTCCGATGGATAAAACCTTTCCAGATTACCGACACATTTTGCAAGGAACTTTGGGATATTTCtgttaaattaattcatttgcAATCTGACGAAATGACTTTATAA